From a single Methanobrevibacter sp. genomic region:
- a CDS encoding bifunctional hydroxymethylpyrimidine kinase/phosphomethylpyrimidine kinase — MNESIKILTIQDVSCFGQCSITVALPVVSAFGIETAILPSAVLSTHTSGFTDYTVRDLTEDLPAIQKHWESEGIYFDAIYTGFIASAEQLDYIKDIIDSRLKPGGLVFVDPAMADMGEFYNGFDQEFADKMGELCKLGDYILPNTTEACYILHKPWKENFSIEEMLEMAEDLKEFTNRYVILKGYDNGDQMGMIVFDKQESTVEIVYNDKVDYISHGTGDVFASSFVGSVMIGKSPVQSAKIAGEFTKKALEKTIGDETHWYGVKFEQAIPELYDLLKSI; from the coding sequence ATGAACGAATCAATTAAAATTTTAACTATCCAGGACGTATCATGTTTTGGACAATGCTCAATAACAGTTGCTTTGCCTGTAGTTTCCGCTTTTGGAATAGAAACTGCAATACTTCCATCAGCAGTTCTTTCCACACACACTTCAGGATTTACAGATTATACTGTTCGTGACTTGACAGAAGACCTTCCAGCCATACAAAAGCATTGGGAAAGTGAAGGAATATATTTTGACGCAATATACACTGGATTCATTGCATCTGCAGAACAGTTGGACTATATCAAGGACATTATTGATTCTAGATTAAAACCTGGCGGACTTGTATTTGTCGACCCTGCAATGGCGGATATGGGGGAGTTTTACAATGGCTTTGACCAGGAATTTGCAGATAAGATGGGGGAACTCTGCAAACTGGGAGATTATATTCTTCCAAACACAACCGAGGCGTGTTACATACTCCATAAACCTTGGAAGGAAAATTTCTCCATAGAGGAGATGCTGGAAATGGCAGAAGACCTTAAGGAGTTCACCAACAGATATGTCATCCTTAAGGGGTATGACAATGGAGACCAGATGGGCATGATTGTTTTTGACAAACAGGAATCAACTGTTGAAATCGTATACAATGACAAGGTTGATTATATTTCCCACGGCACAGGTGATGTTTTCGCATCATCATTTGTTGGCTCTGTCATGATTGGAAAATCACCTGTTCAATCAGCTAAAATTGCTGGTGAATTTACTAAAAAGGCTTTGGAGAAAACTATTGGTGATGAAACTCATTGGTATGGTGTCAAATTTGAACAGGCTATTCCTGAACTTTATGATTTGCTGAAATCTATCTGA
- the surE gene encoding 5'/3'-nucleotidase SurE, whose protein sequence is MNILISNDDGVFAPGILAAKQAVEDLANVTVVAPDKNNSSVGRRLTLFKHLQIESCQLEDGSSAYSVNGSPADCVVVGAKYVMDEKPDLVISGINQGVNISCDITSSGTVCAAFEAVSLGIPAIAVSLFMDPKTSYKRDEKGEWYIDYDFDLTKKVLHDLVLKIIDKGFPEEVDLFNLNVPSNYESEDVKITSLSHKMLDKKVIDNTDEEKEEIFSYPLDENQDSDDLIMITPDLVKEYDEGSDGYALLVEKRPSLTPLKVNMTYDELKDW, encoded by the coding sequence GTGAACATTTTGATATCTAATGATGATGGAGTATTTGCACCAGGAATATTGGCTGCAAAACAGGCGGTTGAAGATTTGGCTAATGTTACTGTTGTGGCTCCGGATAAGAATAACAGTAGTGTCGGACGCCGTTTAACATTATTCAAACACTTGCAAATTGAATCCTGCCAGCTTGAAGACGGAAGTTCTGCATATTCAGTCAACGGAAGTCCTGCAGACTGTGTTGTTGTAGGTGCAAAATATGTTATGGATGAAAAGCCGGATCTGGTTATCAGCGGAATAAACCAGGGCGTTAATATAAGCTGTGACATCACATCCTCCGGAACTGTATGCGCAGCCTTTGAAGCGGTCAGCCTGGGAATTCCAGCAATAGCAGTATCACTTTTCATGGACCCGAAAACATCATACAAAAGGGATGAAAAAGGGGAATGGTATATAGACTATGATTTTGATTTGACAAAAAAAGTTCTCCACGATTTGGTATTGAAGATAATTGACAAAGGATTTCCAGAGGAAGTTGATCTCTTTAATTTAAATGTACCTTCCAATTACGAATCCGAGGATGTTAAAATTACCAGTTTGTCCCATAAGATGCTTGACAAAAAAGTCATAGACAATACCGACGAGGAAAAGGAAGAAATTTTCAGCTATCCGTTGGATGAAAATCAGGATAGTGACGATTTAATCATGATAACACCTGACCTTGTAAAAGAATATGATGAAGGCAGTGACGGATATGCATTGCTTGTTGAAAAAAGGCCAAGCTTAACACCATTAAAGGTTAACATGACCTATGATGAATTAAAAGACTGGTAA
- a CDS encoding stage II sporulation protein M, producing the protein MSMLIKFKDLVLESLKDHKKLIIGLYILFIICFIAAWILSGEAVNSISSSLPAINGTNTNTGLSTTEIFIHNEFGGIMTYVSSVFFAIPAIVMIIFNGANLGTLGALFNTILPNGGIMYIFYLIPHGIFEITATIIQSTAGVLLFLFIVRFLRTWIGKDSNGASDAFEKSKKLLIHSIILMIFSTILLVIAAPVEAYLSVPFSEFIMGLF; encoded by the coding sequence ATGAGTATGCTAATTAAATTTAAGGATTTGGTTTTGGAAAGTCTAAAAGATCACAAAAAACTGATAATCGGACTGTATATATTATTTATAATTTGTTTTATTGCTGCATGGATTTTATCCGGAGAAGCAGTGAATTCTATTTCAAGCAGTCTTCCGGCCATCAATGGGACCAATACAAATACAGGACTTAGTACAACTGAAATTTTCATCCATAATGAATTCGGAGGAATTATGACCTATGTCTCTTCAGTATTCTTTGCAATACCTGCAATTGTAATGATAATTTTCAATGGTGCTAACTTAGGAACCCTTGGAGCATTATTCAATACAATTTTGCCGAACGGAGGCATTATGTACATCTTTTATTTAATTCCTCATGGAATATTTGAAATCACAGCAACAATCATTCAATCCACTGCAGGAGTATTGCTTTTCCTGTTTATCGTGAGATTTTTAAGGACTTGGATAGGCAAAGACAGTAACGGAGCGTCTGATGCATTTGAAAAGAGCAAAAAATTATTGATTCACAGCATCATTCTCATGATTTTTTCAACAATATTATTGGTTATTGCAGCACCTGTTGAAGCATATTTATCTGTTCCTTTTTCAGAGTTTATAATGGGCCTTTTTTAA
- a CDS encoding class I SAM-dependent methyltransferase — protein MNLEGVEKTMLLTLFAKAQHSQQKNHKFHDRRAIDVISQIDYDFSMADKDRFMKYGVISRTIVLDEMVSDYIKKHPHSTIVNIASGMDTRFDRLDNGMIRWYNVDLENSANFRLQYIKDSERVKTLSYSAMDPRWAEEIKIESGNVLFIIEGLSMYLSENDNREILKIISDNFRHCSIFIEIMPPVSVENVTEKSVEETDSQFIWGVEKGSDLVKLNRNFRWIMDVNLFDGMSKFKPAFRLFTWLPFLRRKMDYIAVLEK, from the coding sequence ATGAATTTGGAGGGCGTAGAAAAGACAATGCTTTTGACATTATTTGCCAAAGCACAGCATTCACAACAAAAAAACCATAAATTTCACGATAGAAGAGCCATAGACGTCATATCACAAATAGATTATGATTTCAGCATGGCTGATAAGGACAGGTTCATGAAATATGGAGTAATTTCAAGGACAATTGTACTGGATGAGATGGTTTCAGACTACATCAAAAAACATCCTCACTCAACAATAGTCAATATCGCATCAGGAATGGATACCAGATTCGACAGGCTTGACAACGGGATGATTAGATGGTACAATGTTGATTTGGAAAACTCTGCAAATTTCAGACTGCAGTACATCAAGGACAGTGAAAGAGTCAAGACACTGTCATATTCGGCAATGGATCCCAGATGGGCTGAAGAGATAAAAATCGAAAGCGGAAATGTTTTATTCATAATTGAAGGGTTGTCAATGTATCTGAGTGAAAATGACAATAGGGAAATCCTCAAGATTATCAGCGACAATTTCAGGCACTGCAGCATATTCATTGAGATAATGCCTCCGGTTTCAGTAGAAAACGTAACAGAAAAATCTGTAGAAGAAACTGATTCACAATTCATATGGGGTGTAGAAAAAGGAAGCGATTTGGTTAAACTGAATCGTAATTTCAGATGGATTATGGATGTCAATCTATTTGACGGCATGAGCAAGTTCAAGCCTGCATTCAGACTATTCACATGGCTGCCGTTTCTTAGAAGAAAAATGGATTATATAGCTGTTTTGGAAAAATAG